A single Clavibacter nebraskensis NCPPB 2581 DNA region contains:
- a CDS encoding MarR family winged helix-turn-helix transcriptional regulator, producing MTDPTVPHTRLADALSSVSERIDASVDPSWDGLTGVQILILRRLSGTERMDRASLALDTRTARAATVPSLASLMQKGLVVESEDPVGSYLHLSDGGRALLLGVRTARAEWLEQAARQARPPVHGDDLLRAAALLEHLRATDDI from the coding sequence GTGACCGATCCCACCGTCCCGCACACCCGCCTCGCCGACGCGCTCAGCTCCGTGTCCGAGCGCATCGACGCGTCCGTCGACCCGAGCTGGGACGGGCTCACCGGCGTCCAGATACTCATCCTCCGCCGGCTCTCCGGCACCGAGCGCATGGACCGGGCGTCGCTCGCGCTCGACACCCGCACCGCCCGCGCGGCCACCGTGCCGAGCCTCGCGTCGCTCATGCAGAAGGGCCTCGTAGTGGAGTCCGAGGACCCCGTCGGGTCCTACCTGCACCTCTCCGACGGCGGCCGGGCGCTCCTCCTGGGCGTCCGGACGGCCCGCGCCGAGTGGCTGGAGCAGGCGGCCCGGCAGGCCCGCCCGCCCGTGCACGGCGACGACCTCCTGCGCGCCGCGGCGCTGCTCGAGCACCTCCGCGCCACGGACGACATCTGA
- a CDS encoding methyltransferase produces MRPGVFVPRRRTERLARAAVTAARTVDHPVVVDLCCGSGAIAAVIADEVPRAVLHAADLDPVAVACAAENLVPRGVDVHRGDLLDALPDALRGRIDVLVANVPYVPRAALELLPPEARLHGPEATRDGGGDGLDVLRRAALQSGSWLAPDGLLLVEVADAQLPVALDALAVAGLEARADPFAAPADDTDDDDGTRVVSGRRPR; encoded by the coding sequence GTGCGGCCCGGGGTCTTCGTCCCGCGTCGCCGCACCGAGCGCCTGGCGCGTGCCGCCGTGACCGCGGCGCGCACGGTCGACCACCCCGTCGTGGTGGACCTGTGCTGCGGATCGGGCGCCATCGCCGCGGTGATCGCGGACGAGGTGCCCCGGGCGGTCCTCCACGCCGCCGACCTCGATCCCGTCGCCGTGGCGTGCGCGGCGGAGAACCTCGTCCCGCGCGGCGTCGACGTGCACCGCGGCGACCTGCTCGACGCCCTGCCGGACGCCCTCCGCGGGCGGATCGACGTCCTGGTCGCCAACGTGCCCTACGTGCCGCGTGCTGCCCTCGAACTCCTGCCGCCCGAGGCCCGCCTGCACGGGCCGGAGGCCACGCGCGACGGCGGCGGCGACGGGCTCGACGTGCTCCGGCGCGCGGCGCTCCAGAGCGGCTCCTGGCTCGCGCCCGACGGTCTGCTCCTCGTCGAGGTCGCGGACGCGCAGCTCCCCGTCGCCCTCGACGCGCTCGCCGTCGCCGGCCTCGAGGCGCGAGCCGACCCCTTCGCCGCGCCCGCGGACGACACGGATGACGACGACGGCACCCGGGTCGTGTCCGGCCGACGCCCGCGATGA
- a CDS encoding endo-1,4-beta-xylanase, producing the protein MTPSLSERDARRRPRRGLAALASAAAVLTAVAVGVPAVSASAAAPSTPVPGMQVPALKDVLGDAGIEHVGVAMGSGEVQGTSADLIARHFNAMTPENEGKADAIQPVEGRFDFSGIDKLLDFADAHGMKMYFHVDFWMPQTPAWFFLDHGRPLTNSPADQALLKARMEAHVKAISDHIASRYPKGNSPIWAMDVVNEVINDGPNANPHHMKDTRWFQVLGEGFVDEGFQLAKRYFPGVKLFINEYNTDSPSKRADYLGLISALLQRGIPVEGVSQQTHIGLRSDIEELRKTIHAVKALDPDLVEAISELDVSASKAAATSNSQNRAHTEPIYSNPDDTAAAVGWVYKDLFTMIRQEAGNLDSVTFWGSDNSRTWLHSPSIDQPWDQPLPFGTHQEAMPAYWGIVDPSKLPPRPPLPKG; encoded by the coding sequence ATGACGCCGTCCCTCTCGGAGCGCGACGCGCGCCGTCGCCCCCGTCGCGGCCTCGCCGCCCTCGCGTCCGCCGCCGCCGTCCTCACCGCCGTCGCCGTGGGCGTCCCGGCGGTGTCCGCATCCGCCGCCGCACCGAGCACGCCCGTCCCCGGCATGCAGGTCCCCGCGCTCAAGGACGTCCTCGGCGACGCCGGCATCGAGCACGTCGGCGTCGCGATGGGCAGCGGAGAAGTGCAGGGCACCTCGGCCGACCTCATCGCCCGCCACTTCAACGCCATGACGCCGGAGAACGAGGGCAAGGCCGACGCCATCCAGCCCGTCGAGGGGCGGTTCGACTTCAGCGGCATCGACAAGCTGCTCGACTTCGCCGACGCCCACGGCATGAAGATGTACTTCCACGTCGACTTCTGGATGCCGCAGACGCCCGCGTGGTTCTTCCTCGACCACGGGCGTCCGCTCACGAACAGCCCGGCCGACCAGGCGCTGCTCAAGGCCCGCATGGAAGCCCACGTCAAGGCGATCTCCGACCACATCGCGTCCCGCTACCCGAAGGGGAACAGCCCCATCTGGGCGATGGACGTCGTCAACGAGGTCATCAACGACGGCCCGAACGCCAACCCGCACCACATGAAGGACACGCGCTGGTTCCAGGTGCTGGGCGAGGGCTTCGTCGACGAGGGCTTCCAGCTCGCGAAGAGGTACTTCCCGGGCGTCAAGCTCTTCATCAACGAGTACAACACCGACTCGCCGAGCAAGCGCGCCGACTACCTCGGGCTGATCTCGGCCCTCCTCCAGCGCGGCATCCCGGTCGAGGGCGTGTCGCAGCAGACCCACATCGGGCTCCGCAGCGACATCGAGGAGCTGAGGAAGACGATCCACGCGGTGAAGGCCCTCGACCCGGACCTCGTCGAGGCCATCTCCGAGCTCGACGTCAGCGCCTCGAAGGCCGCCGCGACGAGTAACAGCCAGAATCGGGCCCACACGGAGCCGATCTACTCGAACCCGGACGACACCGCCGCGGCCGTGGGCTGGGTCTACAAGGACCTGTTCACGATGATCCGGCAGGAGGCCGGGAACCTCGACTCGGTCACCTTCTGGGGCTCGGACAACTCGCGGACCTGGCTGCACAGCCCGTCGATCGACCAGCCCTGGGACCAGCCGCTCCCGTTCGGGACCCACCAGGAGGCCATGCCCGCGTACTGGGGCATCGTCGACCCGTCGAAGCTCCCGCCGCGTCCGCCGCTGCCGAAGGGCTGA
- a CDS encoding endo-1,4-beta-xylanase, translating into MSIPRTDTSALADVSPPRLGRSRFAPRPRRDRRRGLAALTALGLIAGAGALTAPAAQAADAAAPAGIGSDFESGTGAWAPRGDGVRIAPSTEARTGSGSLLVTDRTQEWHGAALDVTGALTVGQQVEVTVWARLAAGEEPASLKVSVQRDTGGGSGYDGVAGAAARVTADAWTELTGTYTLGGPVDKAQVYVEGTVGADFLLDDFQLGEAVSTPVQTDIPALQDVLGARGIEHVGVAIDGRETVGAGADLVGRQFNAFTPENAGKPESVQPEEGRFTFAQIDQLLDYADRTGTKVYYHVLFWHSQTPAWFFLDGDRPLTDSPADQALLRARMEAHVKGIADHVAARYPDGGSPIWAMDVVNEVIDDGPNDNAHDMRDSRWYQVLGEGFVDEGFRLARAYFPGVKLFINDYNTELPTKRADYLELISALVARGVPIDGVGHQAHVDFARPVSWLRDSIRAVERIDTRLLQAITELDVNASNQNEGADVSGAPQDPYTPVYADDADAGAEVGHYYRDLFQMIRQQAASIDSVTFWGVSNARSWLRTWPIARPWEQPLPFDDDLQAAPAYWGIVDAKRLPARPADLSAPRIADVDDITAVATKAAGVRVPYALPSAIDTRDGNVRVLCAPPRSGIFPVGTTTVTCTAKDRAGNVRTSEFDVIVTRAGS; encoded by the coding sequence ATGAGCATTCCCCGCACCGACACGTCCGCGCTCGCGGACGTCAGCCCCCCGCGCTTGGGCCGCAGCAGGTTCGCGCCCCGCCCGCGACGCGACCGCCGCCGCGGCCTCGCCGCCCTCACGGCCCTCGGCCTGATCGCCGGGGCTGGCGCCCTCACCGCCCCCGCCGCGCAGGCCGCCGACGCCGCAGCTCCCGCCGGCATCGGATCCGACTTCGAATCCGGCACGGGCGCATGGGCGCCGCGCGGGGACGGCGTCCGCATCGCCCCGAGTACCGAGGCGCGCACCGGATCCGGCAGCCTGCTCGTCACCGACCGGACGCAGGAGTGGCACGGCGCCGCGCTGGACGTCACGGGCGCGCTGACCGTCGGCCAGCAGGTCGAGGTCACGGTGTGGGCGCGCCTGGCCGCGGGGGAGGAGCCCGCATCCCTCAAGGTCTCCGTGCAGCGCGACACCGGCGGCGGCAGCGGCTACGACGGCGTGGCGGGAGCCGCCGCGCGCGTCACCGCCGACGCCTGGACGGAGCTCACGGGCACGTACACGCTCGGCGGCCCGGTCGACAAGGCGCAGGTGTACGTGGAGGGGACCGTCGGCGCGGACTTCCTCCTCGACGACTTCCAGTTGGGCGAGGCCGTTTCCACGCCCGTGCAGACCGACATCCCGGCGCTCCAGGACGTCCTCGGCGCCCGCGGCATCGAGCACGTGGGCGTCGCGATCGACGGCCGCGAGACGGTCGGCGCCGGGGCGGATCTGGTGGGTCGGCAGTTCAACGCGTTCACGCCCGAGAACGCCGGGAAGCCCGAGAGCGTCCAGCCGGAGGAGGGCCGCTTCACGTTCGCGCAGATCGACCAGCTGCTCGACTACGCCGACAGGACCGGCACGAAGGTCTACTACCACGTGCTGTTCTGGCACTCGCAGACCCCCGCGTGGTTCTTCCTCGACGGCGACCGGCCGCTCACCGACAGCCCCGCCGACCAGGCGCTGCTCCGGGCGCGCATGGAGGCGCACGTGAAGGGCATCGCGGACCACGTGGCGGCCCGCTACCCCGACGGCGGCAGCCCGATCTGGGCGATGGACGTCGTGAACGAGGTCATCGACGACGGCCCCAACGACAACGCGCACGACATGCGCGACAGCCGCTGGTACCAGGTGCTGGGGGAGGGCTTCGTCGACGAGGGCTTCCGCCTCGCGCGCGCGTACTTCCCGGGGGTGAAGCTCTTCATCAACGACTACAACACGGAGCTGCCCACGAAGCGCGCCGACTACCTCGAGCTGATCTCCGCCCTCGTGGCCCGCGGTGTGCCGATCGACGGGGTGGGCCACCAGGCGCACGTCGACTTCGCCCGGCCCGTCTCGTGGCTGCGCGACTCCATCCGCGCGGTCGAGCGCATCGACACGCGCCTGCTGCAGGCGATCACCGAGCTCGACGTGAACGCGTCGAACCAGAACGAGGGCGCGGACGTGAGCGGCGCTCCGCAGGATCCGTACACGCCCGTGTACGCGGACGACGCCGACGCGGGCGCCGAGGTCGGGCACTACTACCGCGACCTCTTCCAGATGATCCGCCAGCAGGCCGCGTCCATCGACTCGGTCACCTTCTGGGGCGTGAGCAACGCGCGCAGCTGGCTGCGCACGTGGCCGATCGCGCGTCCGTGGGAGCAGCCGCTGCCGTTCGACGACGACCTGCAGGCGGCTCCCGCCTACTGGGGCATCGTCGACGCGAAGCGCCTCCCGGCACGACCGGCCGACCTCTCGGCGCCGCGCATCGCGGACGTCGACGACATCACGGCGGTCGCGACGAAGGCAGCGGGGGTCCGCGTGCCGTACGCGCTGCCCTCGGCGATCGACACGCGCGACGGCAACGTGCGCGTGCTGTGCGCGCCGCCCCGCAGCGGGATCTTCCCCGTCGGCACCACCACGGTCACCTGCACCGCGAAGGACCGCGCCGGCAACGTCCGGACGAGCGAGTTCGACGTGATCGTGACGCGCGCCGGCTCGTGA
- a CDS encoding NmrA family NAD(P)-binding protein — translation MTTQTISIGITGVTGAVGGAVARRLADAGLPQRLLARSPDRAPRLPGATVHAVACGDHDASVAALTCVTTLLMVSAAEDEHRLAQHVDFVDAAAESGVRDVVYTSFADACGGGPADRVHVGHSCEPRARHQLYIT, via the coding sequence ATGACCACGCAGACCATCTCGATCGGCATCACCGGCGTCACGGGCGCCGTCGGGGGAGCGGTGGCCCGCCGCCTCGCCGACGCCGGGCTCCCGCAGCGCCTCCTCGCGCGGTCGCCCGACCGAGCACCCCGGCTGCCCGGCGCCACCGTGCACGCGGTGGCCTGCGGGGATCACGATGCCTCGGTGGCCGCGCTCACCTGCGTGACGACGCTCCTCATGGTGTCGGCCGCCGAGGACGAGCACCGCCTCGCGCAGCACGTCGACTTCGTCGACGCGGCGGCCGAGTCGGGCGTCCGTGACGTGGTCTACACGTCCTTCGCGGATGCGTGCGGCGGAGGGCCTGCGGATCGAGTGCACGTCGGGCATTCGTGCGAGCCACGCGCCCGTCATCAGCTCTACATAACATAA
- a CDS encoding NUDIX hydrolase yields MTDGEVVRHVRDTARILLVDERDRLLLFLTNYSVNVDLPPRWLTPGGGIDLGETPAQAARRELFEETGLRVDSVGDPVWEHDYERRRVDGDLDTGHSTFYLVRVDAFAPVSDNWMPDEFDDIHAHRWFGLDELAATEDPIEPAELVDVAREVLSRRS; encoded by the coding sequence ATGACCGACGGCGAGGTCGTGCGGCACGTCCGCGACACCGCGCGGATCCTGCTGGTCGACGAGCGCGACCGGCTCCTGCTGTTCCTCACGAACTACTCCGTGAACGTCGACCTGCCGCCGCGCTGGCTGACGCCCGGCGGCGGGATCGACCTGGGGGAGACGCCCGCTCAGGCGGCGCGCCGCGAGCTGTTCGAGGAGACCGGGCTCCGCGTCGACTCCGTCGGGGATCCCGTCTGGGAGCACGACTACGAGCGTCGTCGCGTCGACGGCGACCTCGACACCGGGCACTCGACGTTCTACCTGGTGCGGGTCGACGCGTTCGCGCCCGTCTCGGACAACTGGATGCCCGACGAGTTCGACGACATCCACGCGCACCGCTGGTTCGGGCTCGACGAGCTCGCCGCGACGGAGGATCCGATCGAACCGGCCGAGCTCGTGGATGTCGCCCGCGAGGTGCTGTCCCGGAGGTCGTGA
- a CDS encoding S9 family peptidase, whose product MKTTDLDLLTSVSRPAVSPDGRLAVVSVTRPRVHADAYTGQLWEVTTNGSAAPRRITRGFRDTAPRLSPDGRVIAFLRAEPKGPPQLHVVRATGGEPVALTDELLGVGAFDWSPDGSRIVYASRVAEPGRYGSVEGVAAAAEPARRITTTKYLANGLGWSMDRHTQLSLVELPELDAEPFVAAVPSGYPDAADPAVRGDGAEATPSAAERAGVPKAVRLTDEPVDHDAPRFSADGSEVLFVASRHEGRDDDLLSGAYAVAVPARGDAAVGMPEVRTVVSHEAGLGVAEVASVEGGRIYLLAQGLGESGVDFVARNTALYVLDADDAAPRVLTDAETVDLGGSGITVEDRDAVLVLNGSRGTVQLLRVTADGAVEALVDDQVEVTGVGVGGGAVVVALTDPRTHGDLALVRTDRSSDAGSAFVPLTDFSAPLREAGIRPLHELVVEGRDGYPVHGWVVLPEGEGPHPVLLVIHGGPYAAYGVHLFDEAQVYADAGYAVLLCNPRGAAGYGQAHGRVIKERMGTVDMHDVLDFLDGAIAVHDAIDGSRAGIMGGSYGGYLTAWTIAHEHRFQGAIVERGFLDPDLFTGTSDIGTFFGEEYTGHDEETRRAQSPQAFAHQVRTPTFVVHSEDDLRCPLSQAERYHLALVRAGVETEMLVFPGEDHELSRSGRPRHRVQRFEAILDWWDRHLPVAGGAR is encoded by the coding sequence ATGAAGACCACGGATCTCGACCTGCTCACCTCCGTCTCCCGTCCCGCCGTCTCGCCCGACGGCCGTCTGGCCGTCGTCTCGGTGACGCGCCCGCGGGTGCATGCCGACGCGTACACCGGGCAGCTGTGGGAGGTGACGACGAACGGATCCGCGGCCCCGCGCCGCATCACGCGCGGCTTCCGCGACACGGCGCCGCGGCTCTCCCCGGACGGCCGCGTCATCGCGTTCCTCCGCGCCGAGCCGAAGGGCCCGCCGCAGCTGCACGTGGTGCGCGCCACGGGCGGCGAGCCCGTCGCCCTCACCGACGAGCTGCTCGGGGTCGGCGCGTTCGACTGGTCGCCCGACGGATCCCGCATCGTCTACGCCTCGCGCGTCGCGGAGCCGGGACGGTACGGGAGCGTCGAGGGCGTGGCCGCCGCGGCCGAGCCCGCGCGCCGGATCACCACCACCAAGTACCTCGCCAACGGCCTCGGCTGGTCCATGGACCGGCACACGCAGCTCTCCCTCGTCGAGCTGCCCGAGCTGGATGCGGAGCCGTTCGTGGCCGCCGTCCCGTCCGGTTACCCCGACGCCGCGGATCCCGCCGTGCGCGGCGACGGAGCCGAGGCCACGCCGTCGGCCGCCGAGCGCGCGGGCGTGCCGAAGGCGGTCCGCCTCACCGACGAGCCCGTCGACCACGACGCGCCGCGCTTCTCCGCCGACGGATCCGAGGTGCTGTTCGTCGCCTCGCGTCACGAGGGCCGCGACGACGACCTGCTCTCCGGCGCCTACGCCGTGGCCGTCCCCGCCCGCGGCGACGCGGCGGTCGGCATGCCCGAGGTCCGCACGGTCGTCTCGCACGAGGCCGGGCTCGGCGTCGCCGAGGTCGCCTCCGTCGAGGGCGGTCGGATCTACCTGCTGGCGCAGGGCCTGGGGGAGTCGGGCGTCGACTTCGTCGCCCGCAACACCGCGCTCTACGTGCTCGACGCCGACGACGCCGCGCCGCGCGTCCTCACCGACGCCGAGACCGTCGACCTCGGCGGCAGCGGCATCACGGTCGAGGACCGCGACGCCGTCCTCGTGCTCAACGGATCGCGCGGCACGGTGCAGCTGCTGCGGGTCACCGCGGACGGCGCCGTCGAGGCGCTCGTCGACGACCAGGTGGAGGTCACCGGCGTCGGAGTCGGGGGAGGGGCCGTCGTCGTCGCCCTCACCGACCCGCGCACGCACGGCGACCTCGCGCTCGTGCGCACCGACCGCTCGTCCGACGCGGGTTCCGCGTTCGTGCCGCTCACCGACTTCTCCGCGCCGCTGCGGGAGGCGGGGATCCGCCCGCTGCACGAGCTGGTCGTCGAGGGTCGCGACGGCTACCCGGTGCACGGCTGGGTCGTGCTGCCCGAGGGGGAGGGGCCGCACCCGGTCCTCCTGGTGATCCACGGCGGGCCCTACGCGGCCTACGGCGTGCACCTCTTCGACGAGGCGCAGGTCTACGCCGACGCCGGCTACGCGGTGCTGCTGTGCAACCCGCGCGGCGCCGCCGGCTACGGTCAGGCTCACGGCCGGGTCATCAAGGAGCGCATGGGCACGGTCGACATGCACGACGTGCTCGACTTCCTCGACGGCGCGATCGCCGTGCACGACGCCATCGACGGATCCCGCGCCGGCATCATGGGCGGCTCCTACGGCGGCTACCTCACGGCCTGGACCATCGCGCACGAGCACCGGTTCCAGGGCGCGATCGTCGAGCGCGGCTTCCTCGACCCGGACCTGTTCACGGGCACCTCCGACATCGGCACGTTCTTCGGCGAGGAGTACACGGGTCACGACGAGGAGACGCGTCGCGCGCAGAGCCCGCAGGCGTTCGCGCACCAGGTGCGGACGCCGACCTTCGTCGTCCACTCCGAGGACGACCTGCGCTGCCCGCTGTCGCAGGCCGAGCGGTACCACCTGGCGCTCGTGCGCGCGGGCGTCGAGACCGAGATGCTCGTCTTCCCGGGCGAGGACCACGAGCTCAGCCGCTCCGGTCGGCCGCGCCACCGCGTGCAGCGGTTCGAGGCGATCCTCGACTGGTGGGACCGGCACCTGCCCGTCGCCGGCGGCGCGCGATGA
- a CDS encoding SDR family oxidoreductase, with protein sequence MSTVDEIRPFAPDELRGRRALVTGSSRGIGADTVAYLAEAGADVVVNYRNKAARAEKLVAKLIEGGAKAVAVGADLTDPESVDRLMETVRAELGGLDVLVLNASGGMESGMAEDYAMTLNRDAQLNVLRSALPLLSEGGRVVFVTSHQAHFIRTTPTMPEYEGVARSKRAGEDALRELLPELDERGIGFVVVSGDMIEGTITATLLGRMNPEAIQQRKEASGGLYNVSQFAAEVARAVVDPIPADHTRLVGDTGSFQPE encoded by the coding sequence GTGAGCACCGTCGACGAGATCCGCCCCTTCGCCCCCGACGAGCTCCGCGGCCGCCGCGCGCTCGTCACCGGGTCCTCCCGCGGCATCGGCGCCGACACGGTCGCCTACCTCGCCGAGGCGGGGGCCGACGTCGTCGTCAACTACCGCAACAAGGCCGCGCGGGCCGAGAAGCTCGTCGCGAAGCTCATCGAGGGCGGCGCGAAGGCCGTTGCGGTGGGCGCCGACCTCACAGACCCGGAGTCCGTCGACCGGCTGATGGAGACCGTCCGCGCCGAGCTCGGCGGCCTCGACGTCCTGGTGCTCAACGCGTCGGGAGGCATGGAGAGCGGCATGGCCGAGGACTACGCCATGACCCTCAACCGGGACGCCCAGCTGAACGTCCTGCGGAGCGCGCTGCCGCTCCTGTCCGAGGGCGGCCGGGTCGTCTTCGTCACGAGCCACCAGGCCCACTTCATCCGCACCACGCCGACCATGCCCGAGTACGAGGGCGTCGCCCGCAGCAAGCGCGCGGGGGAGGACGCCCTGCGCGAGCTGCTGCCGGAGCTCGACGAGCGGGGGATCGGCTTCGTCGTCGTCTCCGGCGACATGATCGAGGGCACCATCACGGCCACGCTCCTCGGCCGCATGAACCCGGAGGCGATCCAGCAGCGCAAGGAGGCGTCCGGCGGCCTCTACAACGTCTCGCAGTTCGCGGCCGAGGTCGCGCGCGCGGTGGTCGACCCGATCCCCGCCGACCACACGCGCCTGGTGGGCGACACGGGCAGCTTCCAGCCGGAGTGA
- a CDS encoding glycerophosphodiester phosphodiesterase family protein codes for MTRGAWFSGDVPRVLAHRGWTGSGAVENTLDAFRAAWELGVTHLETDVHVTADGACVLWHDADLRRLTGRRGRVRDSTLAELRAIDLGSGARVATLAELLADLPDARLNIDVKGADAPAAVARAIRAADAVDRVLVTSFSGSRRRRALALLPGAATSADAGRLVLAVLGARLGLAPVVRLALRGVDAVQMPCRGLGIRTVSPATVGRLARAVREVHVWTVDDPYEMIRLVRAGVHGVVTDRSDLALAALGGRDWDSPGNRGS; via the coding sequence GTGACCCGCGGCGCCTGGTTCTCCGGCGACGTGCCCCGCGTCCTGGCGCACCGCGGGTGGACCGGGTCCGGAGCCGTGGAGAACACGCTCGACGCCTTCCGCGCGGCGTGGGAGCTCGGCGTCACCCACCTCGAGACCGATGTGCACGTCACGGCCGACGGCGCGTGCGTGCTCTGGCACGACGCCGACCTCCGACGCCTCACCGGCCGGCGCGGCCGCGTCCGCGACTCGACGCTGGCGGAGCTCCGGGCCATCGACCTCGGATCCGGGGCACGCGTCGCCACGCTCGCGGAGCTGCTGGCGGACCTGCCCGACGCCCGGCTCAACATCGACGTGAAGGGCGCGGACGCCCCGGCGGCCGTCGCCCGGGCGATCCGCGCGGCCGACGCCGTCGACCGCGTGCTCGTCACGTCGTTCTCGGGCTCCCGGCGGCGACGCGCGCTGGCCCTCCTCCCCGGCGCCGCGACGTCAGCGGACGCCGGGCGGCTCGTGCTCGCCGTCCTCGGTGCGCGGCTGGGTCTCGCCCCGGTGGTCCGCCTCGCCCTCCGCGGCGTCGACGCCGTGCAGATGCCCTGCCGGGGGCTCGGTATCCGCACCGTCTCGCCCGCGACGGTCGGCCGGTTGGCACGCGCCGTCCGCGAGGTGCACGTCTGGACGGTGGACGACCCGTACGAGATGATCCGCCTGGTCAGGGCGGGTGTGCACGGCGTCGTGACGGATCGGTCCGATCTCGCCCTCGCCGCCCTCGGCGGCAGGGACTGGGATTCGCCTGGGAACCGAGGGTCCTGA
- a CDS encoding RNA polymerase-binding protein RbpA: MADRSLRGMRLGSTSLQSEEGVSFSPRQRKTYRTTDGTTFEVVFSADAEVPEVWESPKSGLEGRLLDAEGAPVAHDEVEAKVPRSHWDMLLERRTRAELEELLEERLATLRARRGQHRIGA, from the coding sequence ATGGCAGATCGCAGCTTGCGCGGGATGCGGCTCGGGTCCACGAGCCTGCAGAGCGAGGAGGGCGTCAGCTTCTCCCCCCGGCAGAGGAAGACGTACCGCACGACCGACGGCACCACGTTCGAGGTCGTATTCTCGGCCGACGCCGAGGTCCCCGAGGTCTGGGAGTCGCCGAAGAGCGGCCTGGAGGGGCGCCTCCTCGACGCCGAGGGCGCACCCGTCGCCCACGACGAGGTCGAGGCGAAGGTCCCCCGGAGCCACTGGGACATGCTGCTCGAGCGCCGGACGCGCGCCGAGCTGGAGGAGCTCCTCGAGGAGCGCCTCGCCACCCTCCGCGCGCGGCGCGGTCAGCACCGCATCGGCGCCTGA